The nucleotide sequence ATTGGACTAGCATCTCCTGATAAGATCCGTAGTTGGTCTTATGGTGAAGTTAAGAAGCCAGAAACAATCAACTACCGGACATTGAAGCCTGAAAAAGATGGGCTTTTTGATGAAAGAATCTTTGGACCTACCAAAGATTGGGAGTGCGCGTGTGGTAAATACAAGCGAATCCGTTACAAGGGTATCGTCTGTGACCGATGTGGTGTTGAAGTTACTCGTTCAAAAGTCCGTCGTGAACGAATGGGTCATATTGAATTAGCAGCTCCAGTAACTCACATCTGGTACTTCAAAGGAATCCCTAGTCGGATGGGTCTTGTCCTTGACATGAGCCCACGTGCCCTTGAAGAAATTATCTACTTTGCATCATATGTTGTAACTGATCCAGGTAACACACCAATGGAGAAGAAACAACTCTTGTCAGAACGTGAATACCGTGAAAAGAAACAAGAATACGGTCCACGTTTCGAAGCCCAAGTTGGTGCGGAAGCAATTAAGACATTGTTAAAAGATGTCGATGTTGAAAAAGAAGTTGCTGAACTTAAGGAAGAACTTAAAGATGCAACTGGTCAAAAGAGAACTCGTGCCGTAAGACGTTTGGATATCTTGGAAGCATTCGTTAATTCCGGAAATGAACTTTCATGGATGGTAATGGATACAATTCCAGTTATTCCACCTGACTTACGTCCAATGGTTCAACTAGAAGGTGGCCGTTTCGCCACTTCTGATTTGAACGATTTATACCGTCGAGTTATTAACCGTAATAACCGTCTTAAGAGATTGCTTGACCTTAATGCCCCTGGTATTATTGTTCAAAACGAAAAGCGGATGCTTCAAGAAGCCGTTGATGCTTTGATCGATAATGGTCGTCGTGGCCGTCCAGTAGCCGGTCCAGGTAACCGTCCTCTTAAATCTCTTTCACACATGCTTAAGGGTAAGCAAGGACGTTTCCGTCAAAACTTACTTGGTAAGCGTGTTGATTACTCTGGTCGTTCAGTTATCGATGTTGGTCCTAACTTAAAGATGAACCAAATGGGTCTTCCTGTTCCAATGGCTATGGAATTATTCAAGCCATTCATCATGAAGGAACTAGTTGGTCGTAAATTAGCCTCAAACATCAAGAATGCCAAGAGAAAGATTGAACGCCAAGACGACGATGTATTTAGTGTATTGGACGACGTGATCAAGGAACATCCAGTTCTATTGAACCGTGCCCCTACACTTCACCGTTTGGGTATTCAAGCTTTTGAACCAGTATTGGTATCTGGTAAGGCAATGCGTCTTCACCCACTTGTGTGTGAAGCTTATAATGCCGATTTTGATGGTGACCAAATGGCCATCCATGTTCCTTTATCAGATGAGGCTCAAGCAGAATCAAGACTGTTGATGCTTGCTGCTGGTCACATCCTTGCACCTAAGGATGGAAAACCAGTTGTTGCTCCTTCACAAGATATGGTTATTGGTAACTACTACCTAACTATGGAAGAAGTTAACAAGATTGGTGAGGGAATGATTTTCAATTCACCAGATGAGACTGATCTTGCGTTTAGAAATGGTCTTGTTCACTGGCATACTCGTGTTGGTATCAAAGTGGATGCATATCCTAAGAAGAACTTTACTGATGAACAAAAGGGTAAGATCTTAGTTACATCAGTTGGTAAGATTTTGTTCAACCAAATCTTGCCTGCAGGATTCCCATACCTGAATGAACCAACAGAAACTAACTTGAACGGTTACCTAGATGACAAGTTCTTCTTGGAACCTGGTGAGGATATTAATGAGCATCTTAAAGATGCAGAAGTTATTCCTCCATTCAAGAAAGGTTTCTTGAGTGATATCATTGCTGAAGTTTACAAGCAATACAAGGTAACCGAAACTTCACTTCTACTAGATAGAATGAAGGATCTTGGTTACGATGACTCAACTAAATCAGGCTTGACCGTTGGTATCTCTGATGTTACCGAACTACCTGATAAACAAGAAATTATTGACAATGCCCACAAGAAGGTGGGAATGGTTACTAAGCAATTCCGTCGTGGATTGATTACAGATCACGAACGTTATGAACGAGTAATTGGTATCTGGAACGATGCTAAGGACGACATTCAAGGCCGACTCATGGAGAGTTTTGATCCTCAAAACCCTATCTTCATGATGAGTGATTCTGGAGCCCGTGGAAATGTTTCTAACTTTACCCAGCTTGCTGGTATGCGTGGTTTGATGGCTGCTCCTAACGGTGAAATCATGGAATTGCCTATTACTTCGAACTTCCGTGAGGGACTTTCTGTTTTGGAAATGTTCATTTCTACCCATGGTGCTCGTAAAGGTATGACTGATACTGCCCTTAAGACTGCCAACTCAGGTTACTTGACTCGTCGTCTTGTTGATGTGGCTCAAGATGTTATTGTTCGTGAGAAGGACTGTGGTACTGACCGTGGTTTGACTATTAGTGCAATTACTGAAGGTAACGAAATGATTGAACCATTGTACGACCGAATTGTTGGTCGTTACGCATTGAAGTCAGTTAAAAACCCTAAGACTGGTGAAGTTATTACACCAGCTGGAGTTATGATTGATGAAGATATGGGACAAGCTATCGTTGATGCTGGTATTGAAGAAGTTACTATCCGTTCAGCATTTACTTGCAACACCATTCATGGTGTCTGTGAAAAATGTTATGGTCGTAACATGGCTACTGGGGACGAGGTTGAAGTTGGTGAAGCTGTTGGTACTGTCGCAGCTCAATCAATCGGTGAACCTGGTACTCAATTGACTATGCGTAACTTCCATACCGGTGGTGTTGCTGGTAACGCCGATATTACCCAAGGACTTCCTCGTGTTCAAGAAATTTTTGAAGCTCGGAACCCTAAAGGTAAAGCTGAGATTTCTGAGGTTACTGGTACTGTTGAGTCAATCGAAGAAAACCCTGCTGAAAGAACTAAAGAAGTAACTATCAAGGGTGAAGCAGATACAAGAACTTACACTGTTCCAATCACTGCCAGAATGAGAGTTGTCGAAGGTGATTACATTCACCGTGGTGCTGCTCTTAACGAAGGTTCTGTCGATCCTAAGGAACTATTGAAAGTTCGTGATGTGCTTTCAACTGAGAATTACTTACTTCATGAAGTTCAAAAAGTTTATCGGATGCAAGGTGTGGAAGTTTCAGATAAGCACGTGGAAATCATGATTCGTCAAATGCTTCGTAAGGTTAGAATCATGGATCCAGGTGACACTGATGTTCTTCCAGGAACCCTTGTGGATATTAACGACTTTAAGGAAAGTAACGCAGATGCCGTTGTATCTGGTGCTGTTCCTGCTACTGGTCGTCCTGTCTTACTTGGAATTACTAAGGCCGCCCTTGAAACAAACAGTTTCTTGTCAGCCGCATCATTCCAGGAAACTACTCGAGTTCTTACTGATGCCGCAATTCGTGGTAAGAATGACCCACTTGTTGGACTTAAAGAAAATGTTATTATCGGTAAGTTAATCCCAGCCGGAACTGGAATGGGTGACTACCGTGGTATCAAACCAGAAGAAACTGGCGATTCATCAACTGAGGGAGTTTACTCAATCAGCGAACTTGAAGAAAAGATGAAAGCCGAAGAAGAACAAGGCAAGTAATCTGCTAGTTTCTACCAACTAAAGCACCGAGAGATGATCTCGATGCTTTTTTTGTACATAAAATTTTGTTCAGAAAAAATGTTAAGAGCTGTGGTAGTTATAATAAACGCGATGGATAAAAATGGAATAAATGGTAGCTTATAACGATAGTTTTTCAAACAACACAAAAACAGCAACGCCAGGATACACGCGATGAAGATAATTATTAGAGTGGTTAAATTACCGACAATGAGGAAAAATGCGAGAACTATTTCAATATCAGCATTACCGATAAAACGTTCTCTGTAGTTAATCCGAGTAATAATGAGTGATAAGGTCCAGATAAATCCGATGAAAACAAAAGGGTTTGGGCTGATGAAACTTGCCGTAATCATAAATCCCAATGTCTCCCATTGATACAACTGTTGATCTGATAGGTCTTCTAAAGTTAGCAAGGTCAGCCAGGTGAAAATTATTGCTGCACTGATAGGAGAGACTGCGTGTGTTGCTAAAATAAATAGGGTGCCTAATGAAATCTCAGCTATGAATCCAATCTTAGGAATTTTAGCCGAGCAATTACTACACTTTCCACGTAGGGTTATGTAACTTAGTACTGGAATAAGTTCCCAAGTGTGTAATACTGTTTGACAGTTGTCACAATGAGACTGAGGGAATATAATTGATTCGTTCCTCTTGAGTCTGGTTACGACCACACATAGAAACGACGCGAGGGAGCTTCCGAGAATAAAAGCAAACAGTGACATAATCATAATAATTGATACCTCCTATCAGTTAAGTACGATAAAAAGATATGATTATTCGATATTGACACAAACTGTTCTCCATGATAAATTAGACAAGGTGCTTTTTGTAACAGGTTTCTGAATCGATCAGACATGCTGACTGTTCTGACAAAAAGTGTTGGGCGGTACACATTCTTTTTTACCAAAAAAAGAACCGCCTGGATGTGTGGACTTATATTATATTGATATTTGCGAAAGGAGTACTTTTTAGATGCCTACAATTAACCAATTGGTTCGTAAAGGACGTAAATCTAGAAGTTCTAAATCAAATGCACCAGCTTTAAACTATGCTTACAACTCATACAAGAAGAAGCAAGTTAACGTACCTGCTCCTCAAAAACGTGGGGTTGCTACTCGTGTCGGTACTATGACACCAAAGAAGCCTAACTCTGCTTTGCGGAAGTATGCTCGTGTTCGTTTGTCAAACTTGATCGAAGTTACTGCTTACATTCCAGGTATTGGACACAACTTACAAGAACATAGTGTTGTTCTTATTCGTGGTGGCCGTGTAAAGGATTTACCTGGTGTTCGTTATCACGTTATTCGTGGTGCCCTTGATACTGCCGGTGTTCAAGATCGTCGTCAAAGTCGTTCTAAATACGGTACAAAGAAGCCTAAAGAATAATATCTATTCGATTAATTCAATTTAGTTCTATCTATTAATAGGAGGATAACGAAATGCCTAGAAAAGGAAATGTTCAAAAGAGAGAAGTACTACCAGATCCAATGTACAACTCTAAATTGGTTACTCGCTTGATTAACCGTATGATGCTTGACGGTAAGCGAGGAACTTCAGCAAAAATTTTATATGCTGCATTCGATTTAATTAAAGAAGAAACTGGTAATGAACCAGTTGAAGTGTTTGAAGAAGCTATGAAGAACGTAATGCCTGTACTTGAAGTTAAGGCTCGTCGTGTTGGTGGATCAAACTACCAAGTTCCAATCGAAGTTCGCCCAGATCGTCGTACTACTTTGGGTCTTCGTTGGATTGTTAGCTACGCACGTTTACGTGGTGAACATACTATGACTGAACGTCTTGCACGTGAAATCATGGATGCTGCTAACAATACTGGTGCAGCTGTTAAGAAGCGTGAAGACACTCACAAGATGGCTGAAGCCAACCGTGCCTTCGCTCATTACCGTTGGTAATCACATACAATTATTACAATTTTGGATAACGGTCAAACGACCGTTTTTCCTGTAAAATCAGCACGTTTTTTGAAAGGAGTCACACAATGGCTAACAAACGAGAATTTCCGCTAGAAAAAACTCGTAACATCGGTATCATGGCGCATATCGATGCTGGTAAAACAACTACTACTGAACGTATCTTGTACTATACCGGTAAGATTCACAAAATTGGTGAAACCCATGATGGTGCTTCACAAATGGACTGGATGGACCAAGAACAAGAACGTGGTATTACTATCACTTCAGCTGCTACAACAGCTGCTTGGAAAAACCACCGTATTAACATTATTGATACCCCAGGACACGTGGACTTCACTATTGAAGTTGAACGTTCACTCCGTGTTCTTGATGGTGCCGTAGCTGTTCTTGATGCACAAGCCGGTGTTGAACCTCAAACAGAAACTGTTTGGCGTCAAGCATCTGACTATGATGTTCCAAGAATCGTATTTGCAAACAAGATGGATAAGTTGGGTGCAGACTTCGACTTCTCTGTTCAATCACTACGTGACCGTTTGCAAGCTAATGCATTGGCTATTCAAATGCCAATTGGTGCCGAAGACGACTTCGAAGGTGTTATTGACCTTGTTGAAATGAAGGCTGATATCTACGACGAAGACGAATTGGGTTCAGAATGGGATACTGTTGATATTCCTGATGAATATAAAGAAGAAGCTGAAAAGCGTCGTGGACAAATGCTTGAACAATTAGCTGATATTGATGATGACATCATGGAAAAATACCTTGATGGACAAGAAATCTCAGTTGATGAAATCAAAGCTGCAATCCGTAAAGGTACTTTGAGCTTGGAACTATTCCCAGTACTTGCTGGTTCAGCTTTCAAGAACAAAGGTGTTCAAATGATGCTTGACGCTGTTGTTGATTACTTACCATCACCACTTGATGTTAAGCCATACAGTGCCACTGATCCTTCAACTGACGAACAAGTTGATTTAGTTGCTGGTGACGACAAGCCATTTGCTGCTTTAGCATTTAAGGTTGCTACCGACCCATTTGTTGGTCGTTTGACATTTATTCGTGTATATCAAGGTACTCTTGAATCAGGTTCATATGTTCTTAACGCTACTAAGGATAAACGTGAACGTGTTGGTCGTTTGCTACAAATGCATTCTAACCAACGTCAAGAAATTCCAGAAGTATTCTCAGGTGATATCGCTGCTGCTATCGGTTTGAAGAACACCACTACTGGTGATTCTTTGACTGATCCAGATCATCCACTTCACTTGGAATCAATGGAATTCCCTGACCCAGTTATCCAGGTTGCTGTTGAACCTAAGTCAAAAGCTGATCAAGATAAGATGGATGTTGCTCTTCAAAAGCTTGCTGAAGAAGATCCTTCATTCCATGCTGAAACTAACCCAGAAACTGGTGAAACTATTATCGCCGGAATGGGTGAGTTGCATTTGGACATTATCGTTGATCGTATGAGACGTGAATTTAACGTTGAAGCCACTATTGGTGCTCCACAAGTTTCATACCGTGAAGCCTTCACTAAGTCCGTTCAAGCTCAAGGTAAGTTTGTTCGTCAATCTGGTGGTAAAGGTCAATATGGTGATGTTTGGATTGAATTCACACCTAACGAAGAAGGTAAAGGATTCGAATTCGAAGATGCTATCGTTGGTGGTGTTGTTCCTCGTGAATACATCCCTTCAGTAGAACAAGGTTTGAAGGAAGCATTGAATAACGGTGTTCTTGCCGGTTATCCATTGGTTGACTTGAAAGCCAAGCTTTACGATGGTAGTTATCATGATGTCGATTCTAGTGAAGCCGCATTTAAGGTTGCCGCTTCAATCGCATTGAGAGAAGCTGCTAAGAAGGCTGCTCCAGTTATTCTTGAACCAATCATGAAGGTTGAAGTTCGTGTGCCAGAAGAGTACATGGGTGATATCATGGGTCAAATCACTGCCCGTCGTGGTCGTGTTGAAGGTATGGAAGCAGTTGCTGGCTCTGAAGAAATTCACGCCTTCGTTCCACTTTCAGAAATGTTCGGTTACGCAACTACTTTACGTTCTGCATCACAAGGTCGTGGTACTTTCACTATGACATTTGATCACTACGAAGCAGTTCCAAAGAGCATTCAAGAAGATATTATCAAGAAGAATGGCGGAAACGCTTCTTCAGAAGACTAATATTTTTAAAAGACGAGCTATGCTCGTCTTTTTTGTTTGGTAAAGAATGACAGAAATATTACAAATGCAAATTTATCTAGGATAAGCCTTGTCATGTGACGGGTTTTCTTGTACACTATTCAGGTAATTGTTTTTACGGGTAAGTATGCTCAAAAAATGATACAAGATAGCTTTGATGTGAAAGGTTGCGACACACCCGGATGCTTTGCCATGGGTTTGGCGGTAATTTTCACGGAGTTAGTCATATTTTTAAAATAGACGAAGGAGGGAACACAATGGCAAAACAAAAGATTCGTATTCGCTTAAAGGCATATGAGCATCGTATTTTAGATCAATCAGCAGAAAAAATCGTTGCTACGGCAGAAAGAACTGGAGCTACTATTTCAGGTCCAATTCCACTACCTACTGAACGCACAATTTATACTGTTTTGAGTTCACCACATAAGTTTAAGGATGCTCGTGAACAGTTTGAAATTTTGACACATAAGCGTTTAATCGATATTACTAATCCAACACCAAAGACAGTTGACTCATTAATGAAGCTCGACTTGCCAAGCGGTGTGGACATTGAAATTAAGCTATAAAAAATACAATTAAATTGGAGGTGTACTCATGACCACAAAAGGAATCTTAGGAAAGAAAGTTGGAATGACCCAAGTATTCACAGATAATGGTGAATTAGTTCCCGTTACAGTTGTTGAAGTAAGTCCAAACGTTGTTATGCAAGT is from Lentilactobacillus curieae and encodes:
- a CDS encoding prepilin peptidase, whose protein sequence is MIMSLFAFILGSSLASFLCVVVTRLKRNESIIFPQSHCDNCQTVLHTWELIPVLSYITLRGKCSNCSAKIPKIGFIAEISLGTLFILATHAVSPISAAIIFTWLTLLTLEDLSDQQLYQWETLGFMITASFISPNPFVFIGFIWTLSLIITRINYRERFIGNADIEIVLAFFLIVGNLTTLIIIFIACILALLFLCCLKNYRYKLPFIPFLSIAFIITTTALNIFSEQNFMYKKSIEIISRCFSW
- the rpoC gene encoding DNA-directed RNA polymerase subunit beta', which translates into the protein MVDVNKFESMQIGLASPDKIRSWSYGEVKKPETINYRTLKPEKDGLFDERIFGPTKDWECACGKYKRIRYKGIVCDRCGVEVTRSKVRRERMGHIELAAPVTHIWYFKGIPSRMGLVLDMSPRALEEIIYFASYVVTDPGNTPMEKKQLLSEREYREKKQEYGPRFEAQVGAEAIKTLLKDVDVEKEVAELKEELKDATGQKRTRAVRRLDILEAFVNSGNELSWMVMDTIPVIPPDLRPMVQLEGGRFATSDLNDLYRRVINRNNRLKRLLDLNAPGIIVQNEKRMLQEAVDALIDNGRRGRPVAGPGNRPLKSLSHMLKGKQGRFRQNLLGKRVDYSGRSVIDVGPNLKMNQMGLPVPMAMELFKPFIMKELVGRKLASNIKNAKRKIERQDDDVFSVLDDVIKEHPVLLNRAPTLHRLGIQAFEPVLVSGKAMRLHPLVCEAYNADFDGDQMAIHVPLSDEAQAESRLLMLAAGHILAPKDGKPVVAPSQDMVIGNYYLTMEEVNKIGEGMIFNSPDETDLAFRNGLVHWHTRVGIKVDAYPKKNFTDEQKGKILVTSVGKILFNQILPAGFPYLNEPTETNLNGYLDDKFFLEPGEDINEHLKDAEVIPPFKKGFLSDIIAEVYKQYKVTETSLLLDRMKDLGYDDSTKSGLTVGISDVTELPDKQEIIDNAHKKVGMVTKQFRRGLITDHERYERVIGIWNDAKDDIQGRLMESFDPQNPIFMMSDSGARGNVSNFTQLAGMRGLMAAPNGEIMELPITSNFREGLSVLEMFISTHGARKGMTDTALKTANSGYLTRRLVDVAQDVIVREKDCGTDRGLTISAITEGNEMIEPLYDRIVGRYALKSVKNPKTGEVITPAGVMIDEDMGQAIVDAGIEEVTIRSAFTCNTIHGVCEKCYGRNMATGDEVEVGEAVGTVAAQSIGEPGTQLTMRNFHTGGVAGNADITQGLPRVQEIFEARNPKGKAEISEVTGTVESIEENPAERTKEVTIKGEADTRTYTVPITARMRVVEGDYIHRGAALNEGSVDPKELLKVRDVLSTENYLLHEVQKVYRMQGVEVSDKHVEIMIRQMLRKVRIMDPGDTDVLPGTLVDINDFKESNADAVVSGAVPATGRPVLLGITKAALETNSFLSAASFQETTRVLTDAAIRGKNDPLVGLKENVIIGKLIPAGTGMGDYRGIKPEETGDSSTEGVYSISELEEKMKAEEEQGK
- the fusA gene encoding elongation factor G, translating into MANKREFPLEKTRNIGIMAHIDAGKTTTTERILYYTGKIHKIGETHDGASQMDWMDQEQERGITITSAATTAAWKNHRINIIDTPGHVDFTIEVERSLRVLDGAVAVLDAQAGVEPQTETVWRQASDYDVPRIVFANKMDKLGADFDFSVQSLRDRLQANALAIQMPIGAEDDFEGVIDLVEMKADIYDEDELGSEWDTVDIPDEYKEEAEKRRGQMLEQLADIDDDIMEKYLDGQEISVDEIKAAIRKGTLSLELFPVLAGSAFKNKGVQMMLDAVVDYLPSPLDVKPYSATDPSTDEQVDLVAGDDKPFAALAFKVATDPFVGRLTFIRVYQGTLESGSYVLNATKDKRERVGRLLQMHSNQRQEIPEVFSGDIAAAIGLKNTTTGDSLTDPDHPLHLESMEFPDPVIQVAVEPKSKADQDKMDVALQKLAEEDPSFHAETNPETGETIIAGMGELHLDIIVDRMRREFNVEATIGAPQVSYREAFTKSVQAQGKFVRQSGGKGQYGDVWIEFTPNEEGKGFEFEDAIVGGVVPREYIPSVEQGLKEALNNGVLAGYPLVDLKAKLYDGSYHDVDSSEAAFKVAASIALREAAKKAAPVILEPIMKVEVRVPEEYMGDIMGQITARRGRVEGMEAVAGSEEIHAFVPLSEMFGYATTLRSASQGRGTFTMTFDHYEAVPKSIQEDIIKKNGGNASSED
- the rpsL gene encoding 30S ribosomal protein S12, producing the protein MPTINQLVRKGRKSRSSKSNAPALNYAYNSYKKKQVNVPAPQKRGVATRVGTMTPKKPNSALRKYARVRLSNLIEVTAYIPGIGHNLQEHSVVLIRGGRVKDLPGVRYHVIRGALDTAGVQDRRQSRSKYGTKKPKE
- the rpsG gene encoding 30S ribosomal protein S7, which translates into the protein MPRKGNVQKREVLPDPMYNSKLVTRLINRMMLDGKRGTSAKILYAAFDLIKEETGNEPVEVFEEAMKNVMPVLEVKARRVGGSNYQVPIEVRPDRRTTLGLRWIVSYARLRGEHTMTERLAREIMDAANNTGAAVKKREDTHKMAEANRAFAHYRW
- the rpsJ gene encoding 30S ribosomal protein S10, with product MAKQKIRIRLKAYEHRILDQSAEKIVATAERTGATISGPIPLPTERTIYTVLSSPHKFKDAREQFEILTHKRLIDITNPTPKTVDSLMKLDLPSGVDIEIKL